In Massilia antarctica, the following are encoded in one genomic region:
- a CDS encoding branched-chain amino acid ABC transporter permease: MRLTYTPLNLGRYLVWGGFALILVLAPLIFSKGAALSILSQIGTVMIFGLSYNMLLGQGGMLSFGHAVYSGLGAFFAIHAMNSTGIGALVPTSLIPLVGGVAGMAFGVLFGYVTTKKSGTTFAMITLGLVELVFASSLMFPGFFGGEGGITTNRVRGVAVMGITYGPQVQVYYLIAAWLFASTVAMFAFTQTPLGRMANAVRDNPERVEFIGYDTQWVRYLTLILSAFFAGISGGLSAINFEIVSAENVSAIRSGSILLFVFIGGIGFFFGPLLGTIVGVFFSVMLSDFTPAWQLYLGLFFVLLVRYAPAGLASLILMLLRVAGARKFARIWKPLLAVGACVLVALAGMVMGIEMLYHLTLDSANGSVMTRFGQAIDTKSAAPWLVAGALLLAGMVGYRRFQPGYVAVWSDVNAEIVAQQRGGVA; encoded by the coding sequence ATGAGGCTCACCTACACCCCGCTGAACCTTGGCCGCTACCTCGTGTGGGGCGGCTTCGCGCTGATCCTGGTGCTGGCCCCGCTGATCTTCAGCAAGGGCGCGGCGCTGTCGATCCTGTCGCAGATCGGCACCGTAATGATTTTCGGCCTGTCCTACAACATGCTGCTGGGGCAGGGCGGCATGCTGTCGTTCGGCCACGCCGTCTATTCCGGGCTGGGCGCCTTCTTCGCGATCCACGCGATGAACAGTACCGGCATCGGCGCGCTTGTGCCGACCTCGCTCATTCCCCTGGTGGGCGGCGTGGCCGGGATGGCTTTCGGCGTGCTGTTCGGCTACGTGACGACCAAGAAGTCCGGCACCACCTTCGCCATGATCACCTTGGGCCTGGTGGAACTGGTGTTTGCCAGCTCGCTGATGTTTCCGGGCTTTTTCGGCGGCGAGGGCGGCATCACCACCAACCGGGTGCGCGGCGTGGCCGTCATGGGCATCACCTACGGGCCGCAGGTGCAGGTGTACTACCTGATCGCCGCGTGGCTGTTCGCCAGCACGGTGGCCATGTTCGCCTTTACGCAAACGCCGCTCGGGCGCATGGCCAATGCCGTGCGCGACAATCCCGAAAGGGTCGAATTCATCGGCTACGACACGCAATGGGTGCGCTACCTGACCCTGATCCTGTCAGCCTTCTTCGCCGGTATTTCGGGCGGGCTGTCGGCGATCAACTTCGAGATCGTCAGCGCCGAGAACGTCAGCGCCATCCGTTCGGGCAGCATCTTGCTGTTCGTGTTCATCGGCGGGATCGGCTTTTTCTTCGGTCCCTTGCTCGGCACCATCGTCGGCGTTTTCTTTTCGGTGATGCTGTCGGACTTCACGCCGGCGTGGCAGCTGTATCTGGGCCTGTTCTTCGTTTTGCTGGTGCGCTATGCGCCGGCCGGGCTGGCCAGCCTGATCCTGATGCTGCTGCGGGTCGCCGGCGCGCGCAAGTTCGCGCGCATCTGGAAGCCGCTGCTGGCCGTGGGTGCCTGTGTGCTGGTCGCCCTGGCGGGCATGGTGATGGGCATCGAAATGCTCTACCACCTGACCCTCGATTCGGCCAACGGCAGCGTCATGACCCGTTTCGGGCAGGCGATCGACACCAAATCGGCCGCGCCGTGGCTGGTGGCCGGCGCCTTGCTGCTGGCGGGCATGGTGGGCTACCGGCGCTTCCAGCCGGGATATGTCGCAGTCTGGAGTGACGTCAATGCGGAAATCGTGGCACAACAGCGTGGAGGTGTCGCATGA
- a CDS encoding branched-chain amino acid ABC transporter permease — MEFTLFTLLNGISYGLLLFMLSSGLTLIFSMMGVLNFAHASFYMLGAYIAYTISKVLGFWPALVLAPIVVGLIGALVERYGLRPLHKYGHIPELLFTFGLSYLVVELVQLVWGRAAVPYPIPKELDGPLFTLFSTSFPIYRGFMMLVALSMLAAIYLVLTRTRVGLVIQAALTHPDAVEALGHNVPRIFMWVFGGGCALAGLAGVIGGNAFVTEPGMAATVGSIIFVVVVVGGMGSLAGAFFASLLIGVLQTFAVALDYSLMTLLNGIGANITMDTPGYEVLKLTISQSAAILPFLLLVLILIFRPKGLMGTRE, encoded by the coding sequence ATGGAATTTACACTGTTCACCCTGCTGAACGGGATCAGTTACGGACTGCTGCTGTTCATGCTCTCGTCCGGCCTGACCCTCATCTTCAGCATGATGGGCGTGCTCAACTTTGCGCACGCCAGTTTCTACATGCTCGGCGCCTACATTGCCTACACCATCAGCAAGGTGCTCGGATTCTGGCCGGCGCTGGTGCTCGCGCCCATCGTTGTCGGCCTGATCGGCGCGCTGGTCGAGCGCTACGGCCTGCGGCCCTTGCATAAATACGGCCACATTCCCGAGCTGCTGTTCACCTTCGGCCTGTCCTACCTCGTGGTCGAGCTGGTCCAGCTGGTGTGGGGCCGGGCAGCGGTGCCGTATCCGATTCCCAAGGAGCTCGATGGACCGCTGTTCACCCTGTTCTCGACCAGCTTCCCGATTTATCGCGGCTTCATGATGCTGGTCGCGCTGTCGATGCTGGCCGCAATTTACCTGGTGCTCACGCGCACCCGGGTCGGGCTGGTGATCCAGGCGGCGCTGACCCATCCGGATGCGGTCGAGGCGCTCGGCCACAACGTGCCGCGCATCTTCATGTGGGTGTTCGGCGGCGGCTGCGCGTTGGCCGGGCTGGCGGGTGTGATTGGCGGTAACGCTTTCGTGACCGAGCCCGGCATGGCCGCCACGGTCGGCAGCATCATCTTCGTGGTGGTCGTGGTCGGCGGCATGGGCTCGCTGGCGGGCGCCTTTTTTGCCTCGCTCCTGATCGGCGTGCTGCAAACTTTTGCCGTCGCGCTCGATTATTCCTTGATGACGCTCCTGAACGGCATCGGCGCCAACATCACCATGGACACGCCCGGCTACGAGGTACTCAAGCTGACCATTTCGCAGAGCGCGGCCATCCTGCCGTTCCTGCTGCTGGTCCTGATTCTGATCTTCCGGCCCAAGGGCCTGATGGGGACGCGCGAATGA
- a CDS encoding branched-chain amino acid ABC transporter substrate-binding protein, whose protein sequence is MKTIRPLTLAVSFALLSASAQADTVKIAFIDPLSGPFAPVGQNQLKSFQLIADMASQQKWAGEHKIEVVGFDNKASPQESLTQLKAVIDQGYRYITQGSGSGVGLALLDAINKHNERNPGKEVVYLNYAAIDPDMTNSKCSFWHFRFDANSDMKMEALTSYMAPNKDIKSVYIIGQNYAFGQAVSRAAKEYLKRKRPDIKIAGDDLHPIAQVKDFSPYIAKIKASGADTVITGNWGADLALLIRAAKDADLKANFYTYYGITTGVPTAMGAAGAEHVKIVGNWMVNNDKFLGKDIVEAYKKKYNDDYYAAQTHSGIGMLAQAIKAAKSTDPVKVAFAMEGAKFNSINGEVIMNKADHQLQQPLFIGTWTKTNGKDVKYDQENTGYGWKMEKKIDAYLANQPTSCQMKRPGT, encoded by the coding sequence ATCAAGACTATTCGCCCGTTGACACTGGCTGTATCGTTTGCATTGCTGTCGGCGTCGGCCCAGGCCGATACCGTGAAGATTGCCTTCATCGACCCTCTGTCCGGGCCCTTCGCGCCGGTCGGGCAAAACCAGCTCAAAAGCTTCCAGTTGATCGCCGATATGGCTTCCCAGCAAAAGTGGGCGGGCGAGCACAAGATCGAGGTGGTGGGCTTCGACAACAAGGCCAGCCCGCAGGAATCGCTCACCCAGCTCAAAGCCGTCATCGACCAGGGCTACCGCTACATCACCCAGGGCAGCGGCTCCGGCGTCGGCCTGGCCCTGCTGGACGCGATCAACAAGCACAACGAGCGCAATCCCGGCAAGGAAGTCGTGTACCTGAACTATGCGGCCATCGATCCAGACATGACCAACAGCAAGTGCAGCTTCTGGCACTTCCGCTTCGACGCCAACTCCGACATGAAAATGGAAGCCTTGACGTCCTATATGGCGCCCAACAAGGACATCAAGAGTGTCTACATCATCGGCCAGAACTACGCGTTCGGGCAGGCCGTCAGCCGCGCCGCCAAGGAATACCTGAAACGCAAGCGCCCGGACATCAAGATCGCCGGCGACGACCTGCACCCGATCGCCCAGGTCAAGGATTTCTCGCCCTACATCGCCAAGATCAAGGCTTCCGGCGCCGATACCGTCATCACCGGCAACTGGGGCGCCGACCTGGCCCTGCTGATCCGCGCCGCCAAGGATGCCGACCTCAAGGCCAATTTCTACACGTACTACGGCATTACCACGGGCGTGCCGACCGCCATGGGCGCGGCCGGCGCCGAGCACGTCAAGATCGTCGGCAACTGGATGGTCAACAACGACAAATTCCTCGGCAAGGATATCGTCGAAGCGTACAAGAAGAAATACAACGACGATTACTACGCCGCCCAGACCCACAGCGGCATCGGCATGCTGGCCCAGGCCATCAAGGCGGCCAAGAGCACCGACCCGGTCAAGGTGGCGTTTGCGATGGAAGGCGCCAAGTTCAACAGCATCAACGGCGAAGTCATCATGAACAAGGCCGACCACCAGCTGCAGCAACCACTGTTCATCGGCACCTGGACCAAGACCAACGGCAAGGATGTCAAATACGACCAGGAAAACACCGGCTACGGCTGGAAAATGGAAAAGAAGATCGACGCCTACCTGGCGAACCAGCCGACTTCCTGCCAGATGAAGCGGCCCGGGACCTAA